GTAAGTTCTACCGAGATAGCCTGTGGAGCGGACAAACCTCTTAGAAGTCATTCTAAGACCGTGATTAAACAGGAAATAAGCACTAAGGTTATCGCTGTCCAGATGTGTCTAGACTTTGGTAATTTTGGGTAAGTTTTATAGAACGGTTTAGCCATTGGTGTCAACTTAACGTAAAATCCATAGCCCGCCTGGGAATGATAGCGTAGCGTGGCGTAAGCCATAGTTCAGGGCGGGTGTGGAAGCAAACAGATAAGTAGGGGCGTATTGCAATACGCCCTTACTTAAGTTGACACCTATAATCACTGCTAAACCCCTACGAGGAATGTGGTTTTTACAGCCATACATATTTGATATTTTTGGTCAATGCCTAAGTCCTATTATACATAAACCTCCTTAGAAATTATTAAATACCCAAGAAAACGTCAAAATTCCCGACTTCTGGCAAAAATCGGGAAAATGAAGTATTAATTGGAATTTGCTAACTAAGCAGATGTCCGAGTTGCTTCTAGTAAACTGGAAAAGTAAAAGCTTGTTCGGGTCATTGCTTGTCTTTGGACTGAAAAACCATTTTTTTGCAGAATTTTGATTACATTAGCTTCACGATGCAAATAAGCGCGAGTGGCTTTACTTGGTCCAGGAAAGAAACTACCGATTTTTTTGAGGATAGTCAGAAAAAAGGTTTTAGGTGCAAAACTAAGAATAATTCTTGATTGAGCTAAAGAACATAGATGAGAAATCATTTCATCAGCTTTGTCTTGAGGGTAATGAATGAGAACATCCAAACAGATAACGGTGTGATAATTACCACCCAAAGATTCTAAATCCTGTACCGCAAAAGAGGGATTGACAGTATTGAATAAAGCGTTTACTGCCCTATCCTGGGCTTCTGATACCATTTTGGCGGAAATGTCGCTGGCGTAGACTTTAGCACCATCTATAGCCAGAGGAATACTCAAACTACCCACACCACATCCAGCATCACAAATTGATAATGATGGTAAATTGTTGTCAGCTTTTAACCAGCCGATGACATTATCCACGGTTTGCTGATGTCCAGTGCGAATATCTAGCTGGACTTTGTTAACTTCACCATCACCATAGATGCGTTGCCACCTATCAAAACCTGTGGAGTTGAAGTATTCGCGGACTATTGTTTTATCGTCGGCTGCGTTCATAAACTCAATTGCTAATTGTTCACAATTCTTAAAATTATCATTTTTGACATACTCACCGACCTGAAGGTGCGGTGATTCTTGACGCTTCACTGACTGACGCTAACCGTTGCTAGTCTTACTCTGTCTGGAGCGCCCGTTTAGAGTCGTGGCAATGCCCTATCCCGACTTTATTTATATTTTTTGCGGCGTTCTCGTCTCGGTCGTGTTCAGTCCCACAATTCAGGCACTTAACCGACCGAATTTTTAGATCAAGTTTCCCCCATTTGTAGCCACATTCAGAGCAAATTTGGCTGGTCGGTTCCCATCTACTAATGACGTGAAATGTCCTGCCAAACTTCTGTGATTTAGCTTCACATAACGTCCGAAACTCTCTCCATCCCTGAAGACTAATCGCCCTAGCAAGTTTGCGATTTTTAACCATGCCCGATACACTCAAATCTTCTAAAACGATAACTTCATTTTCGCTAACTATTTTGGAGGATAATTTGTGCAAAAAGTCTTTTCTGGTATCAGCTATTTCGTTATGTAGTTTTGCAATTTGAATTCGGGTTTTATTTCTTCGTTGTGAGTCTTTTGGTTGCCGTGCTAATTTCTTCTGAAGTTTGCGAATCTTCCTGTCTAATTTTGAGTAATCGGGGCTTTGGGCTTTTTCTCCATTGCTCATGACAGCAAAAGTTTTTATCCCCAAATCAATACCGATACTTTGGTTTTTAGCATCAATATTAACGGGTTCAACTTCTACTACAAAACTGATAAAATAACGGCTAGCACAATCCTTTATTACTGTTACAGAGCTAGGAGCGGAGGGTAAATCTCTTGACCAAATCGGGCTAACGTTACCAATTTTGGCTAGATAAACCTCATCCCCTTTGATTGAAAACCCACCGATTCTAAATCGTGCTGACTGCTGATTAGTCTTCTTTTTGAACTTAGGACGACCTAATTTTTTACCTTTGCGTTTCCCTTTTAGAGAATCAAAAAAGTTTTTATAGGCAACTCCCAAATCTGCAACCGATTGTTGCAAAGGAATATTAGAAACATCAGACAACCATTGCCGCTCAATAGTTTTTTTTGCTTGAGTAATAACCAACTTTTGCAAGTCGTTGTTACTTGGTAGTTTTTCTGCTTGTTTACACATAGCCAGCGCATCATTCCAAACCACGCGAACACAACCAAACAATTGAGCTAAAAGCTTTTGCTGTTGGTCTGTAGGGTAGAAACGGAGTTGATATCTGGCTTTCATGGTTAATGCTATAATTGGGCTGTAAATTAATTATATATTGGTCTGCACAAAATGGCAAGTCCCCTCAGAAGAGAAAGACACAGCGTTACAGACTTAAAGATTCATTTGGTTTGCGTTACGAAATATCGTCGGGCTGTGTTTACTGGTGAAAGTCTTGATTTAATTGAAAAAACATTTCGTGAGGTGGCTGAAAAAATGAATTTTAAAGTGCTTGAGTTCAACGGTGAAGGAAATCACGTTCATGCACTGATTGAATATCCTCCTAAATTATCTGTTTCTCAAATAGTAAATGCTCTAAAAGGCGTATCTAGCCGCAGATATGGACAAGCCGGATATAAAAAACCCCACAAAGAATCTCTATGGAGTCCCAGCTATTTTGCCACTTCAGTCGGTGGTGCGCCACTAGAAATATTAAAAGAGTATATTAAGAATCAAGAAAAGCCGTCCTAGAAGGACGGGGCTTGTGTCCCGTCATTTCGGTCAGTGGATTCTCAGCGACAAAAATTCTCGTCGGGGGTTAAATTCTTAAAAACTTACTAGCTAATTTGATCGCGTCAGCAATATCCACATCACCATCACCGTCAACATCTAGAAATTGATTTAGTAAGGGATTCCCACCAGATTGCAAGAAACTCAAGATTAAAGGCACTAAAGTTGGTAATAATTGTTGAATCGTATTCACATCTAAGCTAGTACCCTGGGCAGCATTTTCCGCTATTTCTGCTTGAATATCGGGAGAAAATAAGGTATCTACGGCTTGGGAATCGGCTGAATTTCCAGCAAATTGATTGACAAAATCTTGCACGGCTTCACTGCCGTTAGTAGCTTGTTTTGCTTGCAAGGATGATTGTACTTGTTTACCAACTACTGATAAAATTGATTGCATGGTGGAAGAGTCTGCACCAACGCCATTACCTAATTGTTTAACTGTGGTGGCAATAGTTACTAAATTATCCAAGCCACCCGGTTGATTGGGATTACTAACCGCACCAAGAATTTGATCAAACAGTCCCATTAATTTCCTTCCTGTTGTTTTTGATATCTCTTATTATTAATAATATATCAGAATTGATGACTAAATTCAGCTAAAATATAAAGATAGCAAAACCAAGGCTATTCTATGAAAATATCAACACAACCAACAACTCAAACCTTATACGACCAAGATTATTACCTGTGGCTGAGAACAACCATTAACCAACTTCGCACAGGACAGTTTTCTGTGGTTGATTTAGAGAATTTATTAGAAGAATTAGAAACTATGGGTAAAAGTGAGAAACGAGCAATCGAAAGTTTATTAACTAAGCTGCTTGTACATCTACTAAAACTCAAATGTTGGGATAGTGAAAGAGAACGGAATCAAGGACATTGGCTAGGGGAAATTAGGACATTTCGCAGACAGATTACAAAATCTCTTAAAGATAGTCCTAGTTTAAAACCTTACATTTTAGAAATATTTGATGAATGTTATCAAGATGCCAGAAAAGAAGCATCAGATCGTTCTCAACTTCCCATTGATATATTCCCTCTTATCCCCATTGCTTCTTTAGAACAAATTTTAGATGACTGGTTGCCGAGATAAAAAAATGAAGGATAAAAAACTTCATCCTTCACTCTTCAAATTTGATCAGCTAAAACCCACCTAATTTAAATATTCAAAGCGGGCAGGATGCCCACCTCACAATATTTAGACTCCTAACAGGTTATACAATTTAAATGCGGAAAAGCTTAGTTTTGATGCCTTATTTCTCAACACCTGTATGCACAGTTTTTACCCATTTGAGGCGTTTTGGTCGGAAGGAGATTCGCGCTGTAGTGCTGCTCATGACTACTAACCAATGCAACATATATAAACTGCCGCGTAAGGTTTGCATAAGTAACATTAAATAGGTAGATGGTTTAAATTGTTGATCTGAACGAACGTGTTTTAAACCAGCAAACATTCCGACAACTGACATCCCCAGAGATAACCCAGTTACAGAACTTAATACGGGGGGACGATGACGAGCGATCGCCATTAATATATCTGGCACTGCTGCTGTAGGTAAGATATACATCGTTAGCATAAAGATCAGCAAATCCCAGGTTTTCTTTGTCCCCATGCGGTTTTTGAGGATGAGATCCCAGTAGTCTAAATAACGTTGATAACCACCTTCTGCCCAACGGTTACGTTGATGCCAAAGGGCTGTAGCATTGGTGACACCTTCTTCTTCTACTGGTGGATAAAACACACATTCAATATCCCACTTATCTAGATGTAAGCGAATAGTTAAGTCGAGATCATCGGTGATAGTTTCTTCATTCCAACCACCGCAACTTGCCAACGCTTGACGACGGACAAATTGACCATTACCTCGGAGTTCACCAATACCACCCATAGCAGTGCGCTGTTGTTGAAACCAAATATCCAACAACATTTCTGCCATTTGTCCCTTAGTCCAAAAATTTTCTTTAGCATTGGCGATCGCTTTCCGCATTTGCACCGCCCCTACCCGTTCTTTTTGGAACAACGGAACTATTTGTAATAGTAAATCCGGTGTAACTTGGGCATCAGCATCAAATACAGCAATAATGTCTCCCTTTGTCAGAGGTAATACTTGATTCAATGCCCCCGATTTTCCACCACTAGCATCCGGGGAACGTCTAAATACATTGAGTTGTTGATATTCCTGCTTGAGTTCGGCTAGTAATTGGGCTGTATTGTCTGTGCTATTATCATCAATAATCCAGACTTCATATTGACCATTACCGTATTGTAAATTACACAGATTCTTAACTAATCTGCCAATTACCGCTTCCTCATTTTTAGCAGCCACTAACACCGAAATAAAAGGCAAATCTCCTTCTATCTCTTGGGAATGGTGACGGGGGTTAGCAAAAATAATCCCCAAGGCATGAATACCTAGCATTGTTGTTAGTCCGAGGACAAATATCGAACCCCAAGAAACTAAATGCAGGGTAATAGTACCACTCCAGACTATAGTTAAAACTAGAGCAGCTTTGCCTCTACGCCCTTTAAATCGGGCTGGTGGTAGAGACGCGGAATCTGTCCTTACTTCTGATTCCTCATCTACTGATAGGTCAGTGAAGATAGAGTCAAGGGGATCAGAGCTTCCGTGATAAGCATCATTTTCAGGACAGGAATTCGCTGGCATAGGTTACATAATTCAAAAACATCTATGCTATATAGCTTTTATTTACAGACTAATACTCTAACAGATTCCCAGCTACCTAAGAGAATGAATGAACAAGTCCTTGATGATATATCAAATATTTATTATCCCCCTTAATCCCCCCGATGTCTTGGGGGGGGGAAACAAGAAAATCTAGTTCCCTCCCCTGATCAAGGGGAGGGTTAGGGTGGGGTATAACTTTATAATATTTTCTAGCTGGGTTGTAGCTGTACAATAAGGCTGGGCTACAACAACTAAAGCGATAGCAATTGGCGGAATTTTGTGTAATTAATTTTGTCCTATTACCTAAGAGGATGTTTTAAAAGTTTTCAAGGTATAAATTAACCCCTCTGGTAAACCTCTCCCCTATAAGGAGAGAGGCTTTAAAATCCCCATTCCCTTGTAGGGAAGGGGGGTAGGGGGGTCTGACAGGTGTAGGTTTTTTACAATTGGGTGAGGACAGGACTTGGAAGACAAGGCAGACAAGGTGACAAGGGAGGAAAACCGGACAAGAAATGGATGATTGGTCATAAAACAAACCATAAATTGGGTATTTTATGGATAAAATCTTCCTTGTCTACTATCCCTCCTTGTCTTCCTGGTCTTGCCTTTACAGAGAATATTAAAAACCTACACCTGTCAGGGTAGGGGGGGGTTAGGTTTTTGGAGATTATTGGTTTTATTTAATACTTTATGGCTAACGCCACGCTTCGCTATCAAACACCCTCTAATGCAGATTAATTTCTGCTCTCAATACTGTTGTATCCCCTGTTGTAAGGATTTGGAAACCGAGGTTTTCACATACTCGCTGCATACCTGAGTTGTCAGCTAAAATATCAGCATAGATGCAGCAATTTTTCTCATTTTTACCTACTTCTATCAATCTGCGGAGTAATTCTGTTCCTAAACCTTGATGTTGAAATTTGTCGCTTACCAGCATCGCAAATTCTGCCGCATTACCACCATGTATTTTACTTAATCTTCCTACCGCTAAAATTTCTATTTCTTTGGTTTCTGGATTTTGGGATTCTGCGACTAAAGCCATTTCTCGATCATAGTCAATAAAACAAATTCTGGTAAGTCGTTCATGAGTGATGCGTTGACTTAATTTAATTAGATGGAAATAGCGAAAATAAACACTTTCTTCTGATATATTTTTGTGAAATTTTACCATTAATGGTTCGTCTTCAGGACGAATGGGACGAATAGTAATCGGTATCCCGTTTTTCAATTTCCAAACACTAATATATTGATTTGGATAAGGACGAATTGCTAATTTTGGTAATTGATGTTCTTGCACATCAGGAGAATGTAAAACTATTCTGGCATCTAAAGCAATTAATCCTCTAGAATTTACAGAAGTAGGAGGAAAAGCTAACAAGGGATTAATATCAATTTCTTTAATCCAAGGTTGTTCCACAACTAATTGACTAAATTCTACCATTAATTGTTCTAGGGCAGAAATATTAATACTTTCACGTCCTCTTACTCCTTGTAGGGCTTGATAAATTTTGGTTTGTTCCATCATTCGTCTGGCTAAGGTAGTATTGAGAGGAGGAAGTGCAATGGAACTATCTTGAAAAACTTCTACTAATTGTCCCCCAGTCCCAAATAATAATATTGGTCCAAATTGCAGATCTAAACTACTACCAATAATCAATTCATAACCGCTAGATTTAACCATTGGTTGGACAGTTACGCCTAAAAAATCTTCAGGTTTAGCTTTTTCTAATACCGAAGTTTCAATAATTTGATAAGCACGTTTTACAGCTTCGGCATTTTGCAAATTTAACTGAACACCACCAACATCAGTTTTGTGAGTAATGGTTTGAGAATAAAGTTTTAAAACAACCGGATAACCCAGATTATCTGCACATTCAACGGCTTTATCGGCACTTTCAGCAATGCAGCCAGCCACTACAGGAATCCCGTAAGCAGCTAATATTTCTTTAGATTCAAATTCTGTGAGAATTGTTCTTCTTGCTGCTCTTGCGGCTTGAATAATATTTTCAACCATGGCACAATTGCGAGTATTAACATCACAAGTTAGTGTGGATAAAACTGGAGTTTCATAAATACCGCGCAGGTTATAACTCGACTTCCACATATAACTAAATACCCGCGCTGCTGTATCAGGATAATCATAAGTGGGAATACCTTGACTATTAAGAATTTCTTTTCCCGCAGCCACATCAGCACCACCCATCCAACTTGCTAAAATGGGTTTATTTGACATTTGTGCGTAGGGTTTTAATTGTTCAGCAATGTGGGTTGGATCTGTCATCGCTTGGGGTGTTAAAATCACTAACAAACCATCACTATTGGGATCTTTTGCGGCAATTTCCAAGGCTTTTGTATAACGTTGGGGATCAGCATCTCCTAAAATATCAATGGGATTATTATGACTCCATTGAGGAGGTAAAATCTCATTGAGAGAATTTATCATTTCTGGAGAAATATTTGTCAGTTCTCCCCCACTTTCAATTAATGTATCTGTGGCTAATACTCCCGGACCGCCAGCATTAGTTAAAATAGTTAATTTTGGTCCTTTTGGTCGAGGTTGTTTGGCTAATACTTCTGACATATCAAATAAATCAGAAATACTATTAACTCGTAATACTCCACATCTGCGAAAAGCTGCATCTAAAACTATATCACTTCCAGCTAATGATCCTGTATGAGATGCGGCTGCTTTGGCTGCTGCTGCGGTGCGACCGGCTTTAATAACAATTATCGGTTTTGTTAATGCTACTTCTCGGGCTGCGGAGAGAAAAGAACGGGCATTACCAATGGATTCCATATAAATTACAATACTTTTTGTATGGGGATCATCACCAAGATAATAAATCAAATCTCCCCAACCAACATCTAACATTGAACCAAGGGAAATAAAGGCACTAAAACCAACTTTTTCTTGTAAACTCCAGTCTAGAATTGATGTACATAAAGCTCCACTTTGACTAATTAAACCTACGTTTCCTGGTTGTGCCATTTTACTAGCAAAGGTAGCATTTAAACCGGAAATAGGATTCATTATTCCTAAACAATTAGGTCCGATAATTCTAATTTTTCCTCGCTGTGTTTGTTGGAGTATTTCTTGTTCTAAAGCTATACCTTTTTCACCAATTTCTTTAAAGCCAGCAGAAATAATAATTGCGCCTTTAATGTCTGCATCAACGCAATCAGAAATGATTTTTGGTACGGTTTGTGCTGGTGTGGCTATCACTGCTAAATCTATTTTTTCGGGAACATCAAATATCGTAGGATAGGCGATTATTCCTAATACACTATGATGATGAGGATTAATGGGAAAAACTGTGCCTCCAAAGGGATTAGTAATTAAGTTCCAAAGTAGATTTCTTCCCACACTTCCGGGTTTTTCAGTAGCACCAATTACAGCTACAGTTTTGGGTTGAAAGATAGCATCTAATGGGTTTATTTTCTGTGCTTGCAAAATATCAAAAGTTTGATTACTGATACTTTCTATAGATGCTGACATAACCACTCCTTGATCATTTATCGGTGATTACTATGATCTATTCTCTATTTTTCGGGTAAATTACATCTATAAATAGTTACATTTATGGAGAATTTCCCTAATTTTGAATATGGCAATTTGTATACCTTTTTCTGCTATGGGTGAGATGCGATCGCCTAATTCAAAGTTTACACCTGGAACTGTGACTAACCAAGCTTGAGGATAATGATCATAGAGTATTTGAGAAAGCGCAAGTAGCGATAGTGGATTACCGATATGGGTATTAATAGTATTCAACTCAGATGCTAATAATGATTGCACCTGCACTTCACTAAATTGGGAATTAATACAGGCATCAACAAAAATTACTAAGTCAGTATTTGCCAAAGGTTCAGTTAATTCTGGTGTTAATTGATGGACTGCAAAAGATTTTAAATTAGGTAAATCCCAGGATTTAATAGTATTTGCTATTAACTGACCAATGGCATCATCACTACGTAAATTATTACCATAACCTATAACTATTGCAGTTGCCATCATAATTTTAATTTTCTGACACTAGCACAATTCGATAACGAGCTTTATTTGCAGCAATTTTATCCATTGCTGCATTAATATCAGATAATGGCATTGTTTCAATCATCGGTTTAATTTGATTGATTGCGGCAAATTCTAGCATTTCTCGCATAAATCTGCGTCCTCCTACCACACTACCAGCAATCACTTTTTGACCGAATACTAAAGGAAGAAGTGGAATATTTAGAGTAGATACAGGAAGACCAACTAAACAAAAAACGCCATTATTAGCAAGTAAATTAAAGGCTTTTTCCCAATCAATTGCTGATGAACTTGTATTAATTAATAAATCCTGTTTTCCAATTGCTTGTTGCATTTGTTCAGGATTATTCCAGTGTTGGAAGTGATGCGCTCCAAATGTTTTTGCTTCTTCTTCTT
The window above is part of the Dolichospermum sp. DET69 genome. Proteins encoded here:
- a CDS encoding magnesium protoporphyrin IX methyltransferase, which produces MNAADDKTIVREYFNSTGFDRWQRIYGDGEVNKVQLDIRTGHQQTVDNVIGWLKADNNLPSLSICDAGCGVGSLSIPLAIDGAKVYASDISAKMVSEAQDRAVNALFNTVNPSFAVQDLESLGGNYHTVICLDVLIHYPQDKADEMISHLCSLAQSRIILSFAPKTFFLTILKKIGSFFPGPSKATRAYLHREANVIKILQKNGFSVQRQAMTRTSFYFSSLLEATRTSA
- a CDS encoding transposase, whose amino-acid sequence is MKARYQLRFYPTDQQQKLLAQLFGCVRVVWNDALAMCKQAEKLPSNNDLQKLVITQAKKTIERQWLSDVSNIPLQQSVADLGVAYKNFFDSLKGKRKGKKLGRPKFKKKTNQQSARFRIGGFSIKGDEVYLAKIGNVSPIWSRDLPSAPSSVTVIKDCASRYFISFVVEVEPVNIDAKNQSIGIDLGIKTFAVMSNGEKAQSPDYSKLDRKIRKLQKKLARQPKDSQRRNKTRIQIAKLHNEIADTRKDFLHKLSSKIVSENEVIVLEDLSVSGMVKNRKLARAISLQGWREFRTLCEAKSQKFGRTFHVISRWEPTSQICSECGYKWGKLDLKIRSVKCLNCGTEHDRDENAAKNINKVGIGHCHDSKRALQTE
- the tnpA gene encoding IS200/IS605 family transposase; this encodes MASPLRRERHSVTDLKIHLVCVTKYRRAVFTGESLDLIEKTFREVAEKMNFKVLEFNGEGNHVHALIEYPPKLSVSQIVNALKGVSSRRYGQAGYKKPHKESLWSPSYFATSVGGAPLEILKEYIKNQEKPS
- a CDS encoding DUF937 domain-containing protein, giving the protein MGLFDQILGAVSNPNQPGGLDNLVTIATTVKQLGNGVGADSSTMQSILSVVGKQVQSSLQAKQATNGSEAVQDFVNQFAGNSADSQAVDTLFSPDIQAEIAENAAQGTSLDVNTIQQLLPTLVPLILSFLQSGGNPLLNQFLDVDGDGDVDIADAIKLASKFLRI
- a CDS encoding DUF29 domain-containing protein; translation: MKISTQPTTQTLYDQDYYLWLRTTINQLRTGQFSVVDLENLLEELETMGKSEKRAIESLLTKLLVHLLKLKCWDSERERNQGHWLGEIRTFRRQITKSLKDSPSLKPYILEIFDECYQDARKEASDRSQLPIDIFPLIPIASLEQILDDWLPR
- a CDS encoding glycosyltransferase family 2 protein translates to MPANSCPENDAYHGSSDPLDSIFTDLSVDEESEVRTDSASLPPARFKGRRGKAALVLTIVWSGTITLHLVSWGSIFVLGLTTMLGIHALGIIFANPRHHSQEIEGDLPFISVLVAAKNEEAVIGRLVKNLCNLQYGNGQYEVWIIDDNSTDNTAQLLAELKQEYQQLNVFRRSPDASGGKSGALNQVLPLTKGDIIAVFDADAQVTPDLLLQIVPLFQKERVGAVQMRKAIANAKENFWTKGQMAEMLLDIWFQQQRTAMGGIGELRGNGQFVRRQALASCGGWNEETITDDLDLTIRLHLDKWDIECVFYPPVEEEGVTNATALWHQRNRWAEGGYQRYLDYWDLILKNRMGTKKTWDLLIFMLTMYILPTAAVPDILMAIARHRPPVLSSVTGLSLGMSVVGMFAGLKHVRSDQQFKPSTYLMLLMQTLRGSLYMLHWLVVMSSTTARISFRPKRLKWVKTVHTGVEK
- a CDS encoding bifunctional acetate--CoA ligase family protein/GNAT family N-acetyltransferase — protein: MSASIESISNQTFDILQAQKINPLDAIFQPKTVAVIGATEKPGSVGRNLLWNLITNPFGGTVFPINPHHHSVLGIIAYPTIFDVPEKIDLAVIATPAQTVPKIISDCVDADIKGAIIISAGFKEIGEKGIALEQEILQQTQRGKIRIIGPNCLGIMNPISGLNATFASKMAQPGNVGLISQSGALCTSILDWSLQEKVGFSAFISLGSMLDVGWGDLIYYLGDDPHTKSIVIYMESIGNARSFLSAAREVALTKPIIVIKAGRTAAAAKAAASHTGSLAGSDIVLDAAFRRCGVLRVNSISDLFDMSEVLAKQPRPKGPKLTILTNAGGPGVLATDTLIESGGELTNISPEMINSLNEILPPQWSHNNPIDILGDADPQRYTKALEIAAKDPNSDGLLVILTPQAMTDPTHIAEQLKPYAQMSNKPILASWMGGADVAAGKEILNSQGIPTYDYPDTAARVFSYMWKSSYNLRGIYETPVLSTLTCDVNTRNCAMVENIIQAARAARRTILTEFESKEILAAYGIPVVAGCIAESADKAVECADNLGYPVVLKLYSQTITHKTDVGGVQLNLQNAEAVKRAYQIIETSVLEKAKPEDFLGVTVQPMVKSSGYELIIGSSLDLQFGPILLFGTGGQLVEVFQDSSIALPPLNTTLARRMMEQTKIYQALQGVRGRESINISALEQLMVEFSQLVVEQPWIKEIDINPLLAFPPTSVNSRGLIALDARIVLHSPDVQEHQLPKLAIRPYPNQYISVWKLKNGIPITIRPIRPEDEPLMVKFHKNISEESVYFRYFHLIKLSQRITHERLTRICFIDYDREMALVAESQNPETKEIEILAVGRLSKIHGGNAAEFAMLVSDKFQHQGLGTELLRRLIEVGKNEKNCCIYADILADNSGMQRVCENLGFQILTTGDTTVLRAEINLH
- a CDS encoding hydrogenase maturation protease, with the translated sequence MMATAIVIGYGNNLRSDDAIGQLIANTIKSWDLPNLKSFAVHQLTPELTEPLANTDLVIFVDACINSQFSEVQVQSLLASELNTINTHIGNPLSLLALSQILYDHYPQAWLVTVPGVNFELGDRISPIAEKGIQIAIFKIREILHKCNYL